A stretch of the Equus quagga isolate Etosha38 chromosome 9, UCLA_HA_Equagga_1.0, whole genome shotgun sequence genome encodes the following:
- the SHISAL2B gene encoding protein shisa-like-2B translates to MSEASRVCSGYYSLNHSFVEPFQCPRRGEGAALLYCCGFADLKYCCSEPGSYFPYKHSYMWSLSIGALIGLGIAALVLLAFVISVCVLCYLFLYTKPQRLDTGLKLQNLETSSTPEGNSNRRTKAPNSTAASNSTHETSYEADDTIQDKTVDTSQINTVSY, encoded by the exons ATGAGCGAGGCGAGCCGGGTGTGCTCCGGCTACTACAGCCTCAACCACAGCTTCGTGGAGCCCTTCCAGTGCCCCCGGCGCGGCGAGGGGGCCGCCCTCCTCTACTGCTGCGGCTTCGCCGACCTTAAATACTGCTGCAGCGAGCCGGGCAGCTACTTTCCCTACAAGCACAGCTACATGTGGAGCCtcag CATTGGTGCCCTGATCGGATTGGGAATTGCTGCCCTTGTTTTACTGGCCTTTGTCATCAGCGTCTGTGTCCTTTGCTATTTATTTCTGTATACAAAGCCTCAAAGATTAGACACTGGCCTTAAGCTTCAAAACCTAGAGACTTCTTCCACTCCAGAAG gCAACTCAAATAGGAGAACCAAAGCCCCCAATTCCACGGCAGCATCGAATTCAACACATGAAACATCGTATGAAGCTGATGATACAATTCAAGACAAAACAGTGGACACATCACAAATAAACACTGTGTCTTATTAA